One genomic window of Gossypium hirsutum isolate 1008001.06 chromosome D11, Gossypium_hirsutum_v2.1, whole genome shotgun sequence includes the following:
- the LOC107912112 gene encoding proteoglycan 4, with translation MPKSEQSDSATPNPQTAAAMEQPAEDSSNRLPSYVFARTTTAGPTDWSMCSSESLFSIQMGNMSYTREQLNWMSKSGEHNYSHNLTPPETPDNNQITAEITEQRSDSKEGSNGVIEANAAETMEKESQHKDNVPPDLPHSTSVSRNSDASLKSFAFPILTGEADKNGTEAPGTKNKTQPSLPSTPETIPEIPSETASKQQTPPESPKEASESPKETPKSPAPNAPKSGGPRKWFGCFSCCSSGS, from the exons ATGCCGAAAAGCGAACAATCTGATTCAGCCACACCAAATCCTCAAACAGCAGCAGCTATGGAACAACCTGCTGAAGACTCATCAAATAGGCTTCCATCATATGTCTTTGCTAGAACAACCACTGCAGGTCCTACGGACTGGAGCATGTGTTCCAGTGAATCATTGTTTAGTATTCAAATGGGGAACATGAGTTACACAAGGGAGCAACTGAACTGGATGTCGAAATCGGGCGAGCATAATTACAGTCACAATCTCACACCACCAGAAACTCCGGATAATAATCAGATAACAGCCGAAATTACTGAGCAACGAAGTGACTCAAAGGAGGGCAGCAATGGAGTTATCGAAGCAAATGCGGCTGAAACAATGGAGAAAGAATCTCAACATAAGGACAATGTTCCTCCAGACCTACCTCATTCCACTAGTGTGTCCCGAAATTCGGACGCAAGTCTCAAATCCTTTGCCTTCCCTAT ATTGACAGGGGAAGCAGATAAAAATGGAACAGAGGCGCCAGGTACAAAGAACAAAACCCAACCATCACTGCCCTCCACCCCTGAAACAATCCCCGAGATACCATCAGAAACAGCTAGTAAACAACAGACACCACCTGAGAGCCCTAAAGAAGCCTCAGAAAGCCCTAAGGAAACCCCAAAGTCTCCAGCACCTAATGCACCCAAAAGCGGAGGTCCAAGAAAATGGTTCGGATGCTTCTCTTGTTGCTCTTCGGGTTCTTGA